The genomic stretch GAAGAAAACGGAAATAGATAACTCTGGATATAAGAGACCGCTTCCGAAGAAGGCAGCAATCAGTTGGTAGTGCGAGCAATTCCCAGtgcaaaaacaaagaaaaaaaaacaaatctacattttttttttgttacaacgCAGTGGTTGTTACATGATTGAATCAGCTGTCGCGTAAGGTCAACGATCTGTCTCGAGCACAGGGGGCGGCCGCAAGCTGTCAAGATATACTGAGTGAGTGAGGTTGTCGCGCCCAAAGTTTTGTACACTTTTCATTGCAGACTCGCGAAACATGAAAGTAATGGagcgataagttttttttttagcctCGTAAATTGTTACGATACATTCATAACTAgtatagatgatgaccgagctttgctcggtttttatttttgataacgccattttgttgtgtctttaaagtggttggttgccctcaattaagaaaaatagtattattattcgccaatagatgtcgggaagagttgattattgaaaacacgaataaaacaacattttctgaaaataaatcgtagctagatcgatttatcgttccctaaatcccctgtatactaaatcttatgaaaatcgttggatccgtttccgagattcagattattttCATTCAGAAGCGTTCATCTTACACCTTGCATATCTACTTCAGGTCTTCAGGAAAAGActcattaatatattttcatgaTATGCGTACTTCAATAATAAGTATGACAGTCAAgtgtacatttattttgaaaaggCCAAGGCCTTGCCGATTCTTTTTAGTCGTATTACCAGTATTACGAGTCGACGATAAATCTATGAGACCGTTTAATGGAGTCTGTAAAAGTATAGACGCAACagaataaaatacatttctgtttcgtttttataaaacactAGATGCGCCCGCCGCTTTGTTCGtaacaaaattcaattttatattaaaacataaaagtcATAAGACGATTCAGAAAGCTAACTACTAATAATTTTAgaagaacataaataaaaaaataaaaatcagtgCCACTAGCCCCGCCCCGCCTGTCCGGCACTAACGTAACTATGTTTGTCGGAGTGTTCACGTTGCTATTTATATGTGTGCAAAGTTTCATATCTATCGGGCTAATGGTTCTCGAATTTTATGTGAACGTACACACATGCATTctcttttatataaatagatgtGTGGCGTGTCCGGGCATAAATAAGTTCGACGAGTTCGCCCATTTTCTGATGAACCCCTTTTCCATTTGGTTTTTGAATCCCTTTTGAATTCCTAGCCGCTTTTGTGACGTCCACGTGATGAGATAGGGCTGTATCATTCTAGATACAGTCATATTGCGAATTGGAATTTATTctgattgaagtttttttttattgcttagatgtttgaacgagctcacagctcacctggtgttaagtggttactggagcccatagacatctacgacttaaatgcggcacccaccttgagatgtaagttctaaggtctctatatagttaaacgcattactgcttcacggcagaaataggcagggtggtggtacctacccgcgcggactcacaagaggtcctaccaccaatgattacgcaaattttaattttgcgggtttgatttttattacacgatgttattccttcaccgtggaagtcaatcgtgaacatttgtcgagtacgtatttcattagaaaaattggtacctcgcctgcgggattcgaacaccggtgcattgcatcgctcaacacgaatgcgccggacgtctatcctttaggccacgacgatgacaaatatatatatatatatatctcatCCACGTGATGAGATAGGGCTGTACCATTCTagaacaaattcaaattcaatagcGAATTTGAATTTGTTCTAATCGaagtttgaaatttgttttagtGGTCGGAAAAGCTTGGTCATCGCATGCGTTGATGGGCAGCGGCGCGAGCGGGGGCGGCGGGCGGGCCACGCGCGCGCTCCGCCTGCTGTTGCTGCTCGTGCTGGCGCTCGCCGCGGTCGAATACCTCTTCGGCTCCATACTGGACGCCTCGCCGCTCAAAACCTATCTATACACGCCGACATACAACGCCACGCAACCTACGctcaggtaatttttttatttattgcttaattgggtggacgagcccacaacccacctggtgttaagtggttactggagcccatagacatctacaacgtaaatgtcgccacccaccttgagatatcagttctaaggtctcagtatagttacaacggctgccccgcccttcaaaccgaaacgcattactgcttcacggcagaaataggcggggtggttctcagtgggtcgcgtttccgatccggtggtaaattctgcgaagcactgctctagctagggtcagtgttagcatcacttcggtttgagccccgtgagctcaccggctagttaaggttacgctgatttttttttttttaattcctaatctgatagtcttgagaggcttcAGAATCGGAATGTTGGAAATGatataatgaatataataaatcgTAAAACCAGCTTTAATGATGTCTTCGAGTCgtgaaaatcaaagaaaatactACGCTTATTCTTGGTTAAAATTTCGATAGCGGTCGTCTGTGACCATAAAACACTGTTCAACTTTCACGTAGAACTAGTTCAAACGCCTCGCTAAAAAAACTCtattaaatatcaataatttatGTCCATAGGAAAGAACAGCTTCGATCAGCTCCTTACAGTCTCAGGACGATAAtgcaattaacataaaaaaatacatgtgtgcaattcacacgtggtagaagtgaaaccttccaaaattaaaatacaattatcctaaacgtcttaaaattttgtcattagtaaataattgtaaggtagcgccctccgtgaattgatattttaatttcacgtataatcctaaattaaaattcactacaagagctttcatacacacgttagtattaaaaaatctcacagatggcgctgtattaaatagtatgtatatttctgtctcattcttttgtatttgtgtctctcacctgtcgttttttccgttgcatccggtttgaaatcacaacgattctaaagaagttttcacttcaaaaatatatcaGGAGTACAATTAGACTACAATACACTCTAGATATGTTATTAAGAATCTTCTAAATAAGAacgtttttaacgttctcgatagcgtaaaagttaactcaaatttggatGGAATTGGAACTTTTGCCTACGCTTGCCGCTAGggactgcatacaaattttacttttacgctatcgagcacgttaagaaactctcactaagcacactgatgcgATTATGTGTGAGCTTCGTATTGTAAACGATACCCAGTACTGTAACGAACAAAGTATCTTATATGTGATCCAACAAAGTTTGATACATAGAATTTGCGTCATAATACAATCATACAGATCGTAgcagcaattatttataaactctATGGGTAAATCAGAGAATTTTGTCTTGACAAGCGTAGGTGCAATAACAAAAAGCAATGGAACACCCAAATACAAATCTTGAAAATAACTATAAGTCTTATATGAATGTAATAAACAATTTGATTTCCAGAAGTAACGAAAAGGCACTATCGCAGAAGCCGAATAAATCACCAACAGCCATCCCTCAACCGGTGTTCGACGcgaaaaatcaaacacaaaacaaCACTTTGATTATAAACGCGATCATTACAAAAAACGAAACCGAGCTTAAAATAAACACAACCCAATATAACATGACGGTAACACAGAAAAGTCCGTCCAGCACGTCCCTGTTGATCGCCAAGATCGTAGAGGGCCTGAAGAATCTCGTTACAACTGAAGGAGCGGTCAAGAAGCAAGACTCAGCGTTGCCATTGTGCGACGTCAGTCCCCCAGACTTGGGTGAGCACTTAAATCTCTCGACAAAGAATGTTGACTTTATtcctattttgaaaaaaaaaaccgcttgtAAAAGACACATtcagtgttttttgttttgtttatttggcAATAAGCTATAATGTGAACAGTCAAAACGACATAGACATAGATTTGAGAACCTAAAGCTTTTTGAAGGTTTGAAGGAGTTTTGAAAATAGTTAATTTGAACTCATTACGTATTAAGGCACTTATTCCTAATTTTTGCTGTTACGTTGTCGACTAAGCGCGACATAGCACTCAATGTTaacacccatagacacagcccactaagtttctcgccggatcttctcagtgggtcgcgtttccgatccggtggtatattctgagaagaagtgctcttgctagggccagtgttagcaacactccggttttagccccgtgagctcacctacatgttagtgcgaagctaaaatagcctctcaaggctaacagtataggtagggaaaagagAAATTGTTAGCAAAGCATTGTGTTGCAAAATATGGAGATGTTAATATTTCCTGAATAGACCAACACGTGTCGGTACTGTCCAAAGTACCCTCAATCACGAGTTTATTTCCGAAATACGGAATATCCGGTATTCCAACGTGAATTGGCTTTCTACGTTATGTCttgtgccgtgaagcggtaatgcgtttcggtttgaaggatggggacAGCGGCTGTATCataaaactgaaaccttagaactcatgtttcgagGTAGTTGGCGGTATTAACATTGTTGATGTATAGAGAGTCTGGTAACTGCTTAAAACCGGGTGATCCGCgatctcgtccactcatctaagctattaaaaaaatctattgcttAAGACGCTTGATAGTTTATGCTGCGACTGTCGAGTCCTAAGTTTGATAAAAACTAATACAAAAGTCACTACAGACGTTGTAGGTCGCTTAGATAGGTGTAATCAACCTTTTCCGCAAATTGCCTAGCATTGTTTCGAATGATAAAGTAATCCTTATTAGGATATTAAAGTAATTCGATAAATAAGaattcgaactcatgtctcaaactcGTTTTCATATAATACTCCTAGTGCTCAATACCGATAAGAAGTTAGACAATACGAAAACTGACGGATGATGCAGAGGCATATCCTGTGTGGGTAGATCGCGTATTTAATTAATAGCGAGATAGTTTAAGTAAGACCCCTTGgcctactttaaaaaaatacatataaaacaaTTTCAGGACCAATACAAGTAAACAAAACAGATTTGGAGCTGGATTGGGTGGAGAAGCGTTACCCGGAAGTACAGTGGGGTGGGCACTACGTACCGCCCAACTGTACCGCCAATCATAAAGTAGCTATCATAGTGCCATAcaggtaaatattattatgtcaatgtttttttatgttttatcctCTAGATTAGCTTAACTTTCCAAGTTCGGTGGGTTGTCCGGTTCAAAACCCAAAAACAGTTGGGTGGCGAAGGTATTTGTCGCATACGACTCGTCATTTGTACTGGGTTTTAAAAAGTCACTGGCAACTTTAACTCGTTGGCAGTGTATAATCTGTGGTAAACCCCAAAAACCCGCCAAAATTAAGTCCGTTACAGGCCCTGAATTAAATTCTGGAAACCTTAATTGTAAAATTTGCATAAAATATCGCTTCTTCATATCAACCACGGAATGTTGCTCCGTGTTGCTTAATTAAATGACGGCATGTATGTACATACGCAACGATAAAATCGGCCCCCAAAATTACTTTATGTGCGTATGAAATTTGCTACAACATGTTATTTTCGGTACTTTTCATCCACATTTAATCATTCGTATAGTAATATTAGGATAGAACATTATGGTGAAcccttggggaggcctatgctgTACAGCAAGACGATCAAGAAACCGGTGTCGATTAACTAGACAATAAGtgtatatttacatatttaaatttataacacCTACCTATATCGCGCTAGTGACCgagttgtaaaaataataataatgtaacttAAACtacattgttaataaaggctataaaaaaaactcctCGTCTTGACGCTCTGCGGTTTTTATATTGTAGTAGCAGGGCATAAACAACCGCGTTTCTCTTCCAATGATTCCGATTTTGCGCCACGATCcaaattctaaaataataatagtaatattaacAAGGAAAaaatcacgcacgatcatcCGTCCTAacctaggattccctgtgttatggatacCAAAGACTgataaatatacctatatattattaatatatatatatatatatttaaataaaaaacctacatatttttaatatatatatttaaataaaaaacctataaaTCTTCAGTGTTTCGTTTACATGATATTCGTTTTCCTTAGAGATCGCCAACAGCACTTGGCCGTATTCCTGAACCACATGCACCCGTTCTTAATGAAGCAGCAAATCGAATATGGAATATTCATAATCGAACAAGAAGGTATATTTATTTGaagagaaaataaaaacttcttagctatttaatatatatgtattaggaAATTATCTCACAATAATACAGCAGCGAGGACAGTTCATAACTTTCAAGGTAATGGGAACCATTTTGGGCATCAAAAAACATCagaaagttttttgttttttgtgaaAGCAGAcccgaaattatttttaaagatgCATATAAAGAATATCAGACGCACGTTAGATTTTCCTTGGAGGCGCTATTAGCTaatcccaaccctcctggctgagcctttgctcgccgacctgtcccggtgaaactgggaaggcctccgggccaccagtaatccttcaatcataagaAAAAACACGTGAATGAAGGATCGatctaatttgaaaaaaaaagtaattggaaataattatttaatgattcgcgaaatataagtatagattaaataaatatatagagaaatgttgtaaatttttatttattacgtaaaattttataatgagCCGTGTTGTTCCGTAAAACATGTCATATTcaattcagtgtgcttagtgcgagtttgttaacgttctcgatagcgtaaaagttagcccaattttgtatgcagttggaacagcgcccctagcggcaaacgtaggcaaacgatcccattccatacacaaatatgagctaacttttacgctgtcgagaacgttaaaaaactcgcactaagcacactggcccTTGTCGCGTAGGTAACAAGGACTTCAATCGCGCGAAACTGATGAACGTCGGCTTTATCGAGAGCCAGAGACTGGAGGCGGGCGGCTGGATGTGCTTCATATTCCACGACATCGATCTGTTGCCGCTCGATACGCGAAACATGTACACGTGCCCCAAACAGCCGAGGCACATGTCCGCTTCCATAGACAAACTTAATTTCAAGTACGTATATCTACTCACCCTCACACAGTATACGGCTATACATATGTATAGTGTACaactatatatatacaatacaatagtatgtacaacgtgttacaaaatacaccgtaaaaaatatatttaattatcaaagcaaaaacttttatcAACCCTAGTAAGCTGTCATGTCAAAGAACCagattattgaatagtaaggcCTACGTAACTTTGACGTTTAAGTGTGTAAGTGTTCGTTTAGGTTGTTTCTTTAGGTTAggtcttttaaattttttaacgttccacGAATTAGGTAGAAATGCAGGTACATTCTGCGTAGTTTATTTactctttaattttattgaaatagggTTTGCACATCActgaaaataataacatttttttattttttttggtatatgATACAGCGTTACTACGGTTCTTAAATATTGTGAATGGACTCGTTATAAGGTCCTATTTAACCTCCTTTCGGCTTTACGGGTAGTTttgtaacaccctgtatataagaAGGCTCAATTGGCGCCATGTTCTTTTTAAAAATGATGACGTCGGCAACCTGACGTCATTGTCTTCATTGACTTTGACAGTGATACTAATCAAGACTAACTTTTCTAATTAATtctgtttattaaatttcaagtgTACAGTAATAACAACAAAGAGCTCCGTCTCGTTCAGCTGCTCGAGTCGGAATGTATTGTGCGATTTTTTTTCAtactaaaatttttgttttttttgcttgtGTATTTATTGTTCATATTACACACGAAAAACTACCATTTATTTAAACTAGTCGAGCGCCATCTGTCGTACGTAGATAGTA from Bombyx mori chromosome 3, ASM3026992v2 encodes the following:
- the _Bre4 gene encoding glycosyltransferase isoform X1 is translated as MGSGASGGGGRATRALRLLLLLVLALAAVEYLFGSILDASPLKTYLYTPTYNATQPTLRSNEKALSQKPNKSPTAIPQPVFDAKNQTQNNTLIINAIITKNETELKINTTQYNMTVTQKSPSSTSLLIAKIVEGLKNLVTTEGAVKKQDSALPLCDVSPPDLGPIQVNKTDLELDWVEKRYPEVQWGGHYVPPNCTANHKVAIIVPYRDRQQHLAVFLNHMHPFLMKQQIEYGIFIIEQEGNKDFNRAKLMNVGFIESQRLEAGGWMCFIFHDIDLLPLDTRNMYTCPKQPRHMSASIDKLNFKLPYEDIFGGVSALTLEQFINVNGFSNKYWGWGGEDDDMFYRLKKMNYYISRYKMSIARYAMLDHKKSVPNPKRYQLLSQTSKTYQQDGLSTLEYELVQVVQYHLYTHVVANIDERS
- the _Bre4 gene encoding glycosyltransferase precursor (The RefSeq protein has 3 substitutions compared to this genomic sequence), whose translation is MGSGASGGGGRATRALRLLLLLVLALAAVEYLFGSILDASPLKTYLYTPTYNATQPTLRNNEKALSQKPNKSPTAIPQPVFDAKNQTQNNTSFINAIITKNETELKINTTQYNMTVTQKSPSSTSLLIAKIVEGLKNLVTTEGAVKKQDSALPLCDVSPPDLGPIQVNKTDLELDWVEKRYPEVQWGGHYVPPNCTANHKVAIIVPYRDRQQHLAVFLNHMHPFLMKQQIEYGIFIIEQEGNKDFNRAKLMNVGFIESQRLEAGGWMCFIFHDIDLLPLDTRNMYTCPKQPRHMSASIDKLNFKLPYEDIFGGVSALTLEQFINVNGFSNKYWGWGGEDDDMFYRLKKMNYYISRYKMSIARYAMLDHKKSVPNPKRYQLLSQTSKTYQQDGLSTLEYELVQVVQYHLYTHVVANIDERS